TAAAAAAATTTTATCAACGCTTTTTTCAGAAATAAATGATGTTATTTCATTTGCGTCTAAACATGTTAATAAAATGTTGTTTAATTTTTTTTCATTTGTTTCATATTTTTTAATAGATTTAGCAATAACTGTTAAAAATTTTTCTATGCCTAAATAATTAATATTTGAATTTTTATAAGCATTTTCTCATAAAAACCCACCTTTTCCACTGCCGATTTCTATGTAATTTTTTTTATTATTGTTTTTGTATAAATCACTTATTTTTTTATTTACTAAGTTGTTAACTTTTAAAAAATATGACGAATTTTCACAAATATTGAGCGCATTAGGAT
This is a stretch of genomic DNA from Mycoplasmoides pirum ATCC 25960. It encodes these proteins:
- the trmB gene encoding tRNA (guanosine(46)-N7)-methyltransferase TrmB: MRLRNNPNALNICENSSYFLKVNNLVNKKISDLYKNNNKKNYIEIGSGKGGFLWENAYKNSNINYLGIEKFLTVIAKSIKKYETNEKKLNNILLTCLDANEITSFISEKSVDKIFLNFSDPWPKKRHCKRRLIDINFLNKYEIILKKDGLIEFKTDNDNLFEYCLEQIELKHNIEIIAKTIDLHNLPNDDYLKINNIETEYEKKFVANNIKIKKIIFCFK